Within the Telopea speciosissima isolate NSW1024214 ecotype Mountain lineage chromosome 4, Tspe_v1, whole genome shotgun sequence genome, the region TGCACCAACATATGGCAAATAGAGTCAGCCTTCAGAGATATGTCCTCTGCCACTTGGGCTATCACAGCTTTATAGATCTTGGAACCAGCCTTCCGTTCATAGGCTGAAGATAGTATGGcagtttgattttgtgcattTTGAGATTATTGCTGCAATGGTGTACATCGATTGACTGTTACAAATGGATTGTTGGGTTCCaccaattgaaaattttaaccTCTACAAATGGACTGAGATTATTGCTGCATAAATGGATTATTGCTGTGAGATGAACTGAGATTATTACTCCACCCCTACTCCCTCTAGGGTTCCaccgattaaaaaaaaaaaaaaaaaaagagaagaaaaagaagaagagcaaagagGGTGAGCAACCGAGAATCCCTCCCGATGTACCCATCATGCATTGATGGTGACAGTGGTAAGGTTCGATCCTCCCTCTGCAGCTGAACTGtagttgcaggaagaagaaaaagaaaaagttaaagaagaaagaaggagaataattgtttcaaacgttggtaatcataagcaaaatggccatatagggggtgtccaagtaattttctgtttattttAGTATTAGATTAGGAACTATAGCCAGCAAGACTGAAATAGTTATCCACGTGATATGATGcagttaaaattttaaataaagatCAATTTTTCATTGTTGAACTGCATGCTTTGacatttttagtttaatttcTTTTGGTTTGTTTCCCTTGTTAgatttctttttggtttgttaataaataatttgtgtTTCTTTTAAATCTCAACATAAGTTAATCATGCTGACTGTTCAATGTATGATACTTTGGTTCCATCTCCTCTAGCAAGTATTCTCCTAAACataattgttttttttcctgataTTACTAACGTGCTTTGAAATGTCTTTATTAAGTGGTATTGCTtacctttctcaaatttcttttgcAATTGCTAATTTCTTTTCCAGTTGAGatcaactttctattttctaactAATGCACACAATTATTCTGTTGTTGTACCGGATGATGTTTGTACTTGGACTTGGATTTTTTTCTAGAGATACCTCACATTTGAAAACTATTATTGCCTACTTCTGACTTGATTGTTGTCTCTGGGAAAGCATAGCTAGACTGCTGATTCTTTTTCCAAAAGATTAATACAGAGAAGAAGCTTTGGGGAAGTGGATGGCCCATTTGTGTTTTTTAATGGAATAAAGAGATGGAATTGAAACAATTCTATAGCAAAAAACAGTGCTATAGCTCCATTCCTTGTGCTGCACCAACAAGTTCTTGATCCTTCTTGTGACTGCGTCTGCTAAAGAACATTTTAAGTACACTTcagtattttttcttttctttttggtctAGTTGCATGACTGTTTAACTGATTCCTCAATTAAGTATCAAGTCAAtattaattttccttttctgagaTGATAGATAACACAATTACATATGTTTCCAATGTTTTAAAACTGAATTGCAATGGTATTTTGAATATGATAAATAAGGAAGGAGATATGGTGAGAGTAGAAGCCATTGATTGGACCAGTGCATGACCATTTGTGTAATTTAGAATACGAGTTTATGTTTGAAGGATGAGGTTGGCTTGGATAGATTTTGATTAGTTGAACCTAGatgcaaggcgaccaaggtgctcgcttaggcgacgccttgacaactactTCTCTATAAGTTGGTAAAAGATAAGCCAgtagtttaattatttatatgttttagacttttagtgtAAAGGATATTTTGACCAAAGGAATTTTAGAGGTTTAAACCGTTCAAAAATGGGTAACAGTTGATATTATTGTAGTCagtgggtgtgctttaaaatataggtaAACGTTagggggtggcgctgataatttcccttttatttttaactgTTATTTACTTTGAGAATAATCATTTGTTATCTATATTTTAGGTACTTAATGCCTATATATACTGGTCACGATGAGTAAACACTACAAGAGAATCACTCTTCTGTAGCGAATCGTAATGCTTCTTCATCTCAACAAGGTAAATTGATATACAATTTATGATTTTGTCATCCgtatttattaaatgattgttaactattaattttattaatattgatTACAGGAAATATCCAACAAAGTCAAAATTCAGTCAATCAAAGAGGTAATAAGACAATTGTAGAGTTTCCTAATAGTATAAAGCTTGGGAGGCACAGACCCAGTCAAGATCCGAACAAGGAACATTCAACTACTAGTCGAgtctagtattttttttttttgggcaaacaATATGAATTATTGGAGTTGAGTATTATAAGATAAGATTGTTAATTTATCAGGTATTTTGAATTTAATGATTCAGATGATGaacatgattttaattttagatgTATTTTAAATTTAAGTGATAGGGATGATAAACAagatttatgcatttatatgtATTTGGGATGATAAATAGTTGTTATGTATTTTGTAATGAATGGATTATGTGGATGCAAGAAATaggcgtgtgtgtgtgtgtacaacAATCTGCAACTAGAAAATCGCAGTCACAAATTTTTAGCCACAAAATTCAGTGGCTAAAATCTGCAGTTATAAATTTACTACAGGAAAATCCATAGCTAAATATCTGCATCTATAACTTTACTGTGGAAAAATCCGCATCAAAATATCCATAGTTATAGATTTGCAGTGGAAATATACGCAGCTAAAAAGTTGCAACTATATTTGCTGGAAAACATTTGCATCTACAAATTTGCAGCCATAGATTTGTTGTGGAATAATCTGCATCAAAAAATCCGTAGCTATAGATTTGTTGTGGAAAAATCTACATCTAAGAAATCTGCAGCTCTAGACTTGCTGCGGAAAAGTTCGCAGCTATAGATTTGTTGTGGAAAAATCCGCATCTAAACAATCTGCAGCTATAGACTTGCTACGAAAAAGTCTGCATCTAAATTCCGTAGCTATAGACTTGCTGTGGAAAAGTCCGCATCTAAACATCCACAGTTATAGATTTGCTGCAAAAAAATCCGCAGCTAAAAAACCGCAACTATAGAGTACCCTTTTCCTGTTGTAGGATATCCGCAGTTACAGAAGTAGCGACGGCACTTGTAGCTGCAGATTGAAAACTGCAGGTAATCCGCAGCTATAGGCTATTGCTACGGATTTTTTGACTTTTTATTGAGGAAAAAAACACAGTTATAAGCCCTTTTTATTGTAGTGTATATGACCaagcaacaatctcttgccttACATGGGAAAACGAATGCTAACAGGTCGTGTGGTTCTTGCGCTTAGACACTAGATGATGCAAAATTACCGATCAATCCCCAATTAACTAAAAAATCCCACAGTCAATGCTCATACACAAACACTAGAGTCAGTTTtggtgtgggaatggtgaatcaTATCCGAAACCAAACTAATAAGGAAAGTTCGGTTTTAGctcaattttgggtttggtttcggtGTCGGGTGCTTTTAATTTCTGGATTGTAATATTCCAATCTGAAACTTTTCCATAAAGACATATGTGCGGTCCGGTACATGCCATTTTCGGTTCGATTTGCACTAATTTACCCGATTTAGTCTCGATTTTGACACCACTAACCCCATGCTGGTGCAGGCTAGCCCTATACGACCAGACATCGATCtcttatcatatatatatatatatacatatgtatgcATTTAGGGGCGCAAGTTGTCCCCAGACTCATGGGGTGAGTGAAATGATCGTCCCACCAACTGAATTGTTGAAATGACTGTCCCGCCCCACTCCATGTGTCTCTGAGCGTAGCGTGCTCCCCCATGCACCACAGCGCAGAGATCATGGccatatatatattgataacTGGTATTGAAGTCTTAATGCCGTGTCTGTCGTTTAAGTTGCTCACCACATTagcaaaacccattaaaaacaGAGGATCCAAGTCCCAAAGGTTTATTTAAAATGACAACTTTGTAttgaataaagaaaaaaaaaaaaaaaaaaaaaaaacagtgataACTTTGGATTGAATGAAGAAGCTCTACCCACTTTTattaatttatctctctctctcgtccaCGACGGCCCCTCTACGGTGGCTAACCcctcctcccttcccccttccttttgcttttttattttcatcctAGCAATCCTCCTACTGAAGCTTCAACACCGCAGCCTCCTAGAAAATAAATACACCTTAAGTTTTCTCTTCCATCCATATTCCaggccttctcttctctctctctctgtctgtctTCGATGGTAGTGAGTAGTAGTCTGTGTGATAATTAGCAGAAGTGTGATCGGTGCCATCGTCTGTATTGTCTTTAATTCTCCCATTTTCACTGTGCTAACAAGAAGAAGTGGTGATCGATCGTGTGCGTGGTTTCGCTTTTCTTCCAGCATTAATTAAGGATTAATTAAGGAGGTTGAGGATGGCGATTATTATCGCACTCTTCGTCATATGCGCTTTCTTCTCCGGCACTTATGCCTCAGATCCGGACATGCTTCAGGACGTCTGCGTGGCGGATCTCACTTCTGGTAATCCATTAATTATCATTTATCTTTTTTCCCTTCCCTACCTTATTTTCATTATCATTTTCTTAATTGGTATGCTGTTTTAATTAATTCACCCAtacattgtcttttttttttttttgtaattacaGGGGTGAAGGTGAATGGGTATCCGTGCAAGAACGCCGGTAATGTGAGCGCGTCTGACTTCTTCTACTCGGGGCTTGCCAAGGCAGGGATGACCAACAATACCATGGGATCGTTGGTGACGCCGGCCAACGTGGAGAAGATACCAGGGTTGAACACGTTGGGAGTGTCCATATCTCGGATCGACTACGCAGTGGGAGGGCTGAACCCACCCCATACCCACCCGAGGGCGACGGAGATGGTGTTCGTCCTCGAGGGTGAACTGGACGTTGGATTCATCACCACAGCCAACGTATTGATCTCTCAGACCATAAAGAAGGGTGACATCTTCGTGTTCCCAAGGGGACTCGTCCATTTCCAGAAGAACAATGCTGATGTCCCAGCAACAGTTTTAGCTGCTTTCAATAGCCAGTTGCCAGGGACACAGTCCATCGCTCTCACCCTCTTCACTTCCTCTCCTTCTGTCCCAGACAATGTTCTTACCAAGGCCTTCCAGATCGGTACCAAGGAGGTTGAAAAGATCAAGTCCAACCTCACCCCCAAGAAGAAGtcgtagtagtagtagtagttatCTCTatccatatctctctctctctctctctctctctctctctccttccagCTGCAATTTCAGCATTTGCATTTCCTTATTTTCTTGTGTTTGTACGTGCGTgttgggtaaaaaaaaaaaatttttgaataaaaggaatttctaattctaaccaGCTACTACTGTATATTCtctttgggaaaaagttctatGTCCGCaagtgtggtctatgccagcattctcatgagtctatctttctcctccccatgtgaaaagacatttctatcttcttgttttaatgagaagagagatagatacatgggagtgctggcgtagacgACACTCCCATGGCGTAGACGACATTTTCTTTAGGATAAATACATAACATGACTTGCCTGGCTGCGTGTCCCTGTTCGATAACCGGTATATAATATGGTCAGTGGACAATAGTACTCCTTTggccattatttttttttttttggtaagacctTTGGCCATTATTGAATAATCGTTAATTCAATCATTATTTTATGAAGATAGCTAGTGCCAGACTTCGAGATTTTtaccatcaaatttttttttttttttctaaaatgaaGTCGtcgaaatttaaaaaatgatgataGAAAGAACGCACGTGGCCAGAAACCATGCATCGTCAACCGCAAAGCTTCCGTAgagttctctttctcttaattAAATTAGAACTGGGCTTTGCTACTCATGAAGATATCGTAGTCTCCAATATATCTATCACACAGTAATTAATTAAGTACTATttaatttctcaatttctttaACTACTATTttatatgggaagcagttttctgtacgggagtgtggcctacgccagtcctcccatgtgtctatctctctcctctttaaaacaTGGGtatagagatgtcttttcacatggggaggagagagatagactcatgggagtgctggcataggccacgcTCCCgtatagagatctttttcccattttatataTATCTACTACCCTCACCTCTCTTTTTGGTGTGGGTTATGACCCAAACTAATACATCTCAAAACTCACTCTCAAGTTAGAGCCTAAATATCATGTAGGCCCAACttgttaaaaagaaaataatattgcTCTTGACTAAGAGCTTTTAGTTATGAAAATATCTacaactttctattttgttgaaATATAAACAATCCTCATTTTTTGGGCTCAATTTTTCATGAGCCACATgacaatcaattttttttttttttttttttgggttcattcATGGAAATAATGGATTTAATTTGCCACAATATGTATGACTACCTCATTGTCACAATATAAATACATAAACTCTAAAATGTAGTATCCCCAAATCCTTGAGCAGGTATCGTAACTAAATcaacttacctatcaaaaaaactTAATCAACTCAGAAGTTGTAACAACCATGGTTCTGTATTTCCTATTTCCTTTATTGATTCGGCCTATTGTAGAAGATATTATGTATCTTTGGAGTTGTTTTGGGTCTTGTACTTTTCATTTTATCCCAAGAGCTAGTAATGCTATCGCTGATGCTCTTGCCAGGAAAGCCCTATCCGTAACGAGGCAGACAGTTAGGCATTTATTTGATCCTTGCCTCTCTGAGTGTAGGAGTGTAACTCGTTTTTCTGAATAGACTGGTcttttactaaaaaaataaaagagtaaaACTCGATACAATAAAGGTTTAGTGTCCCATAAGAGAACGGCGAGAGGTAAGTACGATTAACTTTAATCTGAGTCATAATAAGCATTGATATGAAGATTGTCTATTGATGATAACAAAATACCTTTTCTCGTACATTACTTCAAGTAGTGCAAAATCAGACATACGACATTTAGATGAAGTTTTCAAAGTTTTTCCCTATATTGATTGGCAATTGCACAACATAAATGATATTAAGCTGTTACTGTGAAAAAAtcaatctcttgacaagtttcCTATATTCTTTTGGATTGGAAATAAGTTCATCAATTTCACCattcaattttaaattttattgtaCAAAAAAATTAACCAATTTGGATCCAAGTAATTAAACCTGCATCACTAAACATCTCCAAAGTATATTTTGTCAGACACTAAATATCTCCAAGGTATATTTTGACAGAGATAGAAAATATTCCTTTAGTTGATTCGACAGCCTCAATgtgaagaaaatattttaataatatgaAAGTAACTatgaaaaattaattttaaaacattAATGCCAACTAGATAGTTTCGAATAATGACTGTATTACCAACATAAACTATTACAATTGTGTAATGCTAGAAccaatggaagagagaaaggagtaATTACCCAAGGATTGTTTAAATCCAGAGTATATAAAAGCAAATGTAAATTCGGAATCAGTAGTGCAATGTATCCATATGATAGAGAGAAAACCTTAATAGAAGCAATGTCAACGAGGAGACATTTCATAAATCGAAATCTTCTATTTCCGTCTGCCCAATACTGTTGTGTGTGCCTCATACACAAGCAAGGTGAAAACTACCACCTTATCCCTACCTGAGTGCCTTGTCTGAGTCAGGATAAGGTGGTATTTTTTGTCTTGCTTGTGTGTGAGGTACATGGCAATActgggcaggcggaagtagaggatcaggACTCGACATTTCATAATAGCTAATTTGAATTGGGTAGAGTATGCCATCTATCCTTTTGTCTTTTTGCCTCGTCTTCAATGGATTGGTTGGAGAGAATAGGTTAGAGATTCATCTACCCCTGGTTTTTCTTCTATAGTTCTTGctctaattctttttttttttttttttttaaatccggCAAACAAAAATGGTCTAATTGACAAaaaactttatcttttttatttttattttttttaaatcttatcTCCAACTGTCACACTGAAGTCAACGCCATGCTTACCACCGACAATCACAGCtaatacttttgttttttttgtcgAACTGTCAAAGAAACCTAAACCTTTGTTTTCTAATTACCTACAATTAATAAATGTGTTAATAACTGCCCATCTTACGACGAAGTCTTGgcaaaagattctatcaatccgGGCAGCGTGCAGCAGTGTGCAGCGCCTGGGATTGAACAGGCGTTTTTATCGTCTTGCCCCCTGTCCAACCCTTGTCCAAACACTCAAGCAGGAATAAGGCGATCAAAACACTTGCTCAATC harbors:
- the LOC122659652 gene encoding germin-like protein 5-1; the encoded protein is MAIIIALFVICAFFSGTYASDPDMLQDVCVADLTSGVKVNGYPCKNAGNVSASDFFYSGLAKAGMTNNTMGSLVTPANVEKIPGLNTLGVSISRIDYAVGGLNPPHTHPRATEMVFVLEGELDVGFITTANVLISQTIKKGDIFVFPRGLVHFQKNNADVPATVLAAFNSQLPGTQSIALTLFTSSPSVPDNVLTKAFQIGTKEVEKIKSNLTPKKKS